The Nostoc sp. NIES-3756 DNA window AAAGCTGCTGGGATTAGAGGTGTAATCCTTGACCTAGATAACACTATTATTTCCGAAGATGATCGCTATCTTTCCCCTTGGGCGGAAGATTGGATTGCTCAAGCTAAGTTAGCAGGTTTAAAACTTTTCATCCTGTCCAATGGAAAACGTCGCTACCGGGTCAAATATTGGTCACATCGACTCGATATTGCCACCATCAGTCCAGCTAAAAAACCGTTTCCCTCGGCATTCCGTAAAGCCATGAATCAGATGCGTTTATCATCCAAAAACGTAGTAGTAATTGGTGATAGTTTGCATACTGACGTTATGGGAGCAAAACTGTGTGGATGTTATTGCATTCAAGTTGCCAGCCTACCTCATCCCCCCCGATGGTGGGAAAAGTTAGCAGGAAAGTGGGTGCAGATACCTTATCCTCAAGAAAAAGAACTTTGGGATTTTGATGGTGCTTTTGGTTATAAAATATTTTCCTAAATAAGAAGGAAGTTTTTATTTTTGGCAATGAAAGGTGAAAAATTAGATTAATATAGTTATTTCAAATACTTTAACCAATTAATCAATTAATATTTATGAGTAATCCTCTTATTTTTGGTTTACTAATTTTAATTACAGTAAGTTTAAATACAATAGCACAAACTTTATTAAAACTAGGTGCAGGACAAAATCCTCTCAATTTTTATCTATTAGGTGGGATATGTTGCTATGGCTTAAGTACAGTTTTTTATGTATTGGTATTAGGTAAATTAAACTTATCTATTGCTTATCCATTAGTTATTGGATTAACAATTGTAGTAACAACAATTGTTGGGGCTGTAGTTTTGCGAGAAAAAGTATTAGTTACCCAATGGGTGGGAATAGGTTTGCTGTTGAGTGGAATTAGTGCGATCGCCTTAGCTAAATCCTCTTAAGTTGTAGCTCTCTGTGTCAAGATAAGCCATCAAATTTTTAGGATGAAATGGAATATTTATGGAGTTATCCTCTGCCAACCTAAAACTCAGGCTCCGCAGGTTAGCTTATGCAATATACTACCAATTGCAGCTACACCGACTTGATATTTTGATTGTCCTTGTCTTAGCAGTACTAGCAGGTATTTTTGTCTATCAAGGATCGCAGTTTGTGAATCCTGAAATAGCAAAAAGTTATACGATAAATGTCTGGTTTGGTGCTGACTGTCCGCGTGTTTTTGACGATATGGTACATCCTGGTGCTAACCATTATCGGACTAAGGTTCATCCTTTATTTGTCATATTAACTCTACCATTAGTATTTATCCTCCAGCGAGGATTAGATATTTCAGAAATCACTTCCGTTACATTAGTGATTGCTACTGTAGCGTCCCTATGGTTGGGGACATTTTTTATCATACTGAGACTAATTGGCTGTCGCCGATTTGATGCCATATTATTTAGTATCTTGGCAATGACAAGTGCAGCATCAGTTTTTTGGTTTGTTGTTCCAGAAACTTATGCGTTTGGCTCTTTCTCAATTCTTATCGGCCTATGCCTTGTAGCCCTAACACTACATTACTCAATATCTGATGTATGGTACGTACTTGTCAGCGCCGCCACATTTAGTATTACAGTGACTAATTGGATGGTAGGCATTCTAGCGACATTAATTAGTCACAGATGGCAACGTGCATTGCAGATTACAGTTAATGCCTTCTGTTTAGTAGTCGTTGTATGGGCTGTACAAAAGATAATATTCCCCAGTGTAGAATTTTTTCTGGGCGATCGCGAAGAGAAACAATATGTTAATATGCCTGGATCTGGTGGGCCATTAACATCCATCAAATCTTTCATTTTTCACTCGATGGTTATGCCATCATTTAATATATTACCTAATTCGTTACATCCCAACTGGCCACTCATGAGTGTGCAACACTCATCTCCAGGTTCAGCAAGCATCTGGGGTCACATAGCAGTTGGATTATGGGCTGCACTATTAGGTCTAGGTATTTGGGCATTATTTACTATTAAAAAACATCAGAAATTTCGTATAGTCCTGGGTTTAACATTACTAGGACAGTTAGGGCTACACACCGTATACGGTGATGAAACATTTTTGTTTTCATTGCATTTTGCACCCTTATTAGTAATCTTAGTAGCATTTAGTACCTTAACTCGCGCCCGCTCATTAGCTTTGGTGCTAACGGGAATGCTAGTAATCACTGGTAGCGTGAACAACAGTTGGCAATTTAGCAAAGTAACAAAATTTTTCGCATCGTCAATACCACGTCAACAAGTTCTTCAAGAAATGCGATTGCATCCTGATGAGCCTTGGCCGCGTGGTGTAGGACACGCAGTCTTGGGTGTACCCGGTAGCAATGAAATTGCCAAAGCTTATCATGAACCAGGTGGTAGTTTTAGCCCAGCCGTGGCTAGTTTTGGCGTTTCTTTTTGGCTAACAGATCAAGCAGGAAACATTAAAACTACTAGTGATGCAATACCCATCAGTGAAATTCAACAACAGTTGAGTTGGCAAAAAAATCAGTCCACACCAGGAATTTTAACTAATACCAAATACTATCAAGCGCTTTGGTCTATTAATGGAGAAAAAAGTTGGCTACTCCATCTCCAGCCGCAGATAGACACAACTAGCAAAATGATAGTAGTGATCCGCAGTGTAGGCCCAGCCGGAGGAGCAATTAATACCATTGATTGGAATGACAAAAGATTATTAATTAATCAGCGCTGGTCTGTAACACTTGATCAGACTCCCACCAAGGTTGATTTAGGGGAAGAAAGGCAAAGAAGCTGGAAAACTGAGCGATCGCCTATTAGACAATGGCAAGGGGAGGATGGTTGGGGTTATGCACGCTTGGAATTAAGCAAAAATACTGAAATCAACTTAGTTATTGAAGATCAAAATATTACCACACCAGCATCTACAACCACCTCAAGTTTTAGTAGTACACAAGCTGCTGTTAAATTAGACCTGCCTAATCAAGAATTTGTCGCCAGCCTCAACGCCCAAGTAGCCCACATAATGATGGGAACAGTGAAAAACGAATTTCGTCCCGGTGAACCAACTAACTATCCCTTGGCTTGGTTGCGTGATGCCGCTTACCAGCTTGTAGCCTTGGTTCGTGCGGGACAATTACAAGCGGCAAAAGAACTAGCAACTGACATAGCCCAACGAGATTTCTTTGGTGGTTTTGGCCCCGAAGCTGATGCACCAGGTTTATCAATTTGGTCGTTGGCAGAACTAGCCAAGCATCTACAACAGCCAGAATACGACCAATGGCTGTGGCCCCATGTACGCCGGAAAGCCGAATTTATCTTAAAAATGCTGACAACTGAGGTAGCGATTCACCAACCAGTAGACGGCCCAGTTGTACCAGCCAGCAAAAAAGATCCCCAGTTAACTTTAGTTGCTGAACCAGCCCGTAACGGTTTGATTGTCGGTCGAATGGATCACCATCGTCCTCTACTATTTATCAACGCTGTTAGTTACCGTGGATTACTTGATGCTGCGTCCCTAGCCGATAGAGTCAATCAAACTGCTGATGCGCGGCGTTGGCGAGATGCCGCGACAAAGTTGCAAAGCGCTTGGAAAAGAGCCTTTAAACCACCAGAATCAAAAAATGACCGGACTTATATTAGTAGCCTTTGGCCGACATGGGTAGGGAGTTCAGATAAAAAGCAACTATCCCAAGGCTTAGAAGCAAGATGGAATAGGCTGCGCGATGCCCAAGGAGGATTTAAAAAAACGCCTTTGTGGACTTATTTTGATATTGCTGAGGCTCACCAATGGCTGTTTCTCAACCAGAGCGATCGCGTTTGGAAAACATTAAACTGGTTTTGGCAGCATCAAGCATCCCCCGGACTGTACACTTGGTGGGAAGGACAAGGCGAAGAAAATACTTCTAAACGTTGGGAAGATGTCAGAGGTTGGGTGAACCCTCCACATGTCACACCACATTACTG harbors:
- a CDS encoding YqeG family HAD IIIA-type phosphatase gives rise to the protein MTNIKTLLSKLHHLTSTNQLEQLPKKTVTLAEINIDWLKAAGIRGVILDLDNTIISEDDRYLSPWAEDWIAQAKLAGLKLFILSNGKRRYRVKYWSHRLDIATISPAKKPFPSAFRKAMNQMRLSSKNVVVIGDSLHTDVMGAKLCGCYCIQVASLPHPPRWWEKLAGKWVQIPYPQEKELWDFDGAFGYKIFS
- a CDS encoding SMR family transporter; protein product: MSNPLIFGLLILITVSLNTIAQTLLKLGAGQNPLNFYLLGGICCYGLSTVFYVLVLGKLNLSIAYPLVIGLTIVVTTIVGAVVLREKVLVTQWVGIGLLLSGISAIALAKSS